The DNA region CAAGGTGATGGCCGAGCTGAAGAAGATGAAGATCAGCGACTTCTACGCGAAGGGCACGATCCGTCAGGACGGCAGCATGATTCACGACATGTACCTGATGGAAGTGAAGAAGCCGTCGGAGTCGAAGGAGCCGTGGGACTACTACAAGGTGCTCGCGACGATTCCGGGCGACCAGGCGTTCGGCACCAAGAAGGAATCGCGCTGCGCGCTGTGGAAGTAAGCGCGACGTAGCGGTGTAGCGGCGCGCGGGGGCCGCGGCGATGTGCTCGCTGCGCCGCCCGCGTGCGCCGCCGCTTGAAGGTTGCGCACGCAACGAAACTCATACTGACGGCTAAGTCGATGGAAATCTTTGGCATTCCGTTGCCGGCGATGCTGAGCCAGTTGCTGCTCGGGCTCGTCAACGGCTCGTTCTACGCGATCCTGAGCCTCGGGCTCGCGGTGATCTTCGGGCTGCTCAACGTGATCAACTTCGCGCACGGCGCGCTGTTCATGCTGGGCGCGATGCTCGCATGGATGGGGCTGTCGTACCTCGGGTTGCCGTACTGGGCGATGCTCGCGCTCGCGCCGCTGCTCGTCGGCGCGTTCGGGATCCTGGTCGAGCGTTCGATGCTGCGATGGCTGTACAAGCTCGATCACCTGTACGGGCTGTTGCTCACGTTCGGCCTCACGCTCGTCGTCGAAGGCGTGTTCCGCTCGGTCTACGGCTCGTCCGGCCAGCCGTACGACGTGCCGTCGCAGCTGTCCGGCGCGACCAATCTCGGCTTCATGTTCCTGCCGAACTACCGCGCGTGGGTGGTCGTCGCGTCGCTTGCGGTGTGTCTCGCGACCTGGTTCGTGATCGAGAAGACGCGCCTGGGCGCCTATCTGCGTGCCGGTACCGAGAACCCGAAGCTCGTCGAGGCGTTCGGCGTGAACGTGCCGATGATGATCACGCTCACCTACGGCTTCGGCGTCGCGCTCGCGGCGTTTGCCGGCGTGCTTGCCGCGCCGGTGATCCAGGTGTCGCCGCTGATGGGCCAGCCGATGATCATCACCGTGTTCGCGGTGGTCGTGATCGGCGGGATGGGCTCGATTCTCGGCTCGATCATCACGGGGCTGATGCTCGGCGTGATCGAGGGCTTCACGCGCGTGTTCTATCCGGAAGCGTCGGCCACGGTCGTGTTCGTGATCATGGCGATCGTGCTGCTGATCCGCCCGGCGGGCCTGTTCGGCAAGGAAAAATGATGCAGAGAAAAGTGCTCTACGGCGTGCTGCTCGCCGCACTGCTCGCCGCGCCGTTCATCGGCGCGTATCCGGTCTTCGTGATGAAGGTGCTCACGTTCGCGCTGTTCGCGGCCGCGTTCAACCTGCTGATCGGCTATACGGGGCTGCTGTCGTTCGGCCATGCGATGTTCCTCGCGACCGCCGGCTACGGCACCGGTTATACGATCCAGACGCTCGGCTTCACGCCGGAGCTCGGCGTGCTCGTCGGCACGTTCGCCGCGACGCTGCTCGGGCTCGTCGTCGGGCTGTTCGCGATCCGGCGACAGGGCATCTACTTCGCGATGATCACGCTCGCGTTCGCGCAGATGGTCTACTTCATCTACCTGCAGGCGCCGTTCACGCGCGGCGAGGACGGCCTGCAGGGCGTGCCGCGCGGCCACCTGTTCGGGCTCGTCGACCTGTCGAACGACGTCGCGCTCTACTACGTCGTGCTCGCGGTGATCGTGGCCGCGTGCGCGTTCATCGTGCGAATCGTGCACTCGCCGTTCGGCCAGGTGCTCGTCGCGATCAAGGAGAACGAGGCGCGTGCGATCTCGCTCGGCTACGACACCGATCGCTTCAAGCTGCTCGCGTTCATCCTGTCGGCCGGGCTCGCGGGGCTGGCCGGTTCGCTGAAGGTGCTGGTGCTCGGCTTCGAGACGCTGTCCGACGCGCACTGGACGATGTCGGGCCTCGTCGTGCTGATGACGCTCGTCGGCGGGATGGGCACGCTGTTCGGGCCGTTGCTCGGCGCGGCGCTGATCGTCGCGCTGGAGGACCGGCTCGGCGACATCGGCGAATGGCTCGCCTCGGTCACCGGGATCGGCTGGTTCCACTCGCTCGGCGAGTCGACGACGATCGTCACGGGGCTGATCTTCATCGCGTGCGTGCTGGCATTCCGGCGCGGGATCGTCGGCGAGATGGTCGCGCGGGTCAAGACGCTCAGGCCGTCCTGAATGCATCGCGCCGGTGCGGCGGGGGTGGTGCAGCGCGGAGGGGCGAGGTTGATGCGAAGCACCATCCGGCACGGCCGGGAAGGGCGTTTCGGCGGCCGCCGGCCGGCCCCGCGCGGCAGCGCTGGTGCCCCATTTTCGTGCGGCGATGCACCATAGGGGTAAATGCTAAGTTGTCCCGGCATGAAAGGTCCTTTAATCTTCGTTCAGTTCTGATGCACCGCGAAACGAATTTGCAGGTGGAGAACGAGGAGACAATCGAGGCACAAAGTGCCCGGACCCCAAAGCGCTGTTGGACGGAATCCAACAGCGCTTTTTCATTTGTGTGCGCGAATTTCCCTCGATGGTGCAGGGAAGCGGCGCCGCGTTCCGCGCGCCCGTATTCGGCTTCGCACTGCCCGCGTTTCAGTTTCACCCCGTCCTCCCGTTTTCGTCGTGCCTGCCGGTCGATCGCCACTGGCGCGCAGCCGCGTGCATGCCGTCCGGGCTTACCCGGTTGGCGTGCGCAAAAAGCGTCCGTTACACTCAGCTTTCGCCGACCGCGCGGTCGGGAAAATCGGTCGGCAGTTCTCCTACAAGCAAAATGCAGAAGAGGGAGTACGGTTGGATGAGAAGCGCAGGACGATGGATCGGGGCACGGCGGGCGGCTGGCGCCGCTCGTACGGGGTGGGTAGCGCATGGGTATGCCCGTGCTTTCGCGAGCCGTTCTGCGGCCGGTATGCGCGCTCCGGCGCGATTGGCCGGCACGGTTCTTTCTCCGGTCGTTGCGTTCGCATCCACATGAACTGCCGCGCTTCCGATCTTGCGCCGCCCGCGCGCGTGGCCGAATCCGCTTTGGCCGGTCGATCTGCCGACGATCGTTGCGTGCGCATCGATCGCCTTTCCCGCCAAGCCGCCTTTCCGCGCTTGCTTCATCCTGACGACATTGCTGCCGCGCATCGTGACGGTCGAACGACCGCTTCGGAATGCGCGGCGGGCGCGCGCGCGTTTCACGGGAAAACGAGCGTAGGCGCGGCATGGCGAGATAGTTAAATTATTAACTTGTTTTGAGGACCGGGAGCCGCCCGAGCGACCCGTGGATTTTTCGAGCAGCGTTTGGAGACGACATAAATGAAGATGAATCGATGGATGGAGGCTCTGCTTGCCGCGGGCCTCGTGTGTGCGGCGGCCACGGCGTCGGCACAGGTGAAGATCGGCGTGACGCTGTCGGCCACCGGGCCGGCCGCATCGCTCGGGATTCCGGAAAAGAACACGATCGCGCTGCTGCCGAAGGAAATCGCGGGCAAGAGCGTCCAGTACATCGTCCTCGACGATGCGTCCGACACGAGCCGCGCGGTGCAGAACGTGCGCAAGCTGATCGACGAGGATCACGTCGACGCGATCATCGGTTCGTCCGTCACGCCGAATTCGCTCGCGATGCTCGATCCGGTGTCGCAGGGCAAGACACCGACGATCTCGCTCGCGGCGAGCGCGCAGATCATCGCGCCGATGGACGCGAAGCGCGCGTGGATGTTCAAGGTGCCGCAGAACGACCAGCTGATGGCCGATGCGATCGCCGGCTACATGGCGAAGCACGGCGTGAAGACGATCGGCTTCATCGGCTTCGCCGACGCGTACGGCGACAGCTGGTACAACACGTTCAACGCGGCCGCGGCGAAGAACGGGTTGAAGGTCGTGTCGAACGAGCGCTACAACCGCACCGACGCGTCGGTGATGGGGCAGGTGCTGAAGCTGCTGGGCTCGAATCCCGACGCGGTGCTGATCGCCGGTTCCGGCACGCCGGCCGCGCTGCCGGCCAAGACGCTCAAGGAGCGCGGCTACAAGGGCAAGGTGTACCAGACGCACGGCGTCGCGAACAACGACTTCCTGCGCGTGTGCGGCAAGGATTGCGAAGGCGAGATCCTGCCGGCCGGCCCGGTGCTCGTGACCGACCAGCTGCCCGATTCGAATCCGGTGAAGAAGCCGGCACTCGGCTACAAGGCTGCGTACGAGAAGGCATACGGCGCGGGCTCGCTGTCGACCTTCGGCGGGCATGCGTGGGATGCGGGGCTGCTGCTGCAGCGCGCGATTCCCGACGCGCTGAAGAAGGGCCAGCCGGGCACCGAGGCGTTCCGCGAGGCGCTGCGCGCGTCGCTCGAGAGCGTGAAGGACCTGCCCGTGTCGCACGGCGTGATCAACATGACGTCGACCGACCACAACGGCTTGGACACGCGTGCGCGCGTGATGGTGCAGATCGTCGACGGCAAGTGGAAGCTGCAGGCCGAGTAAGCATCACGTGAAACCGGCGGGCGCGGCGCGAACGGCGCCGTGCGCGCCGTCGGCAGCGCGGCGGGCCTGGCGGCCCGCGCTCGCGCCGCATGGAGTGTCCGGGAAGCCGCCGCACGACGCTTGACCTTCCGGTCGTGCCGTCGGCGTGCGCGGGCCGCTCCCGTCGCCGTTTCTCCGCAGCATTCTCGATACACGAAACGTATGGATTTCTCGATTGCGGCGATCCTCGCGCAAGACGGCATCACGACCGGCGCCATTTATGCATTGCTGTCGCTGGCGCTCGTGCTGGTGTTTTCCGTCACGCGGGTGATCTTCATTCCCCAGGGCGAATTCGTCGCCTACGGCGCGCTCACGCTTGCGGCGTTGCAGGCGCAGAAATTTCCCGCGACCTGCTGGCTGTTGTTCGTGATGGGCATCGCGTGCTTCATGCTGGAAGTCGGCGGCTTGGTGCGCCATCGCGAACGCCGCCATCAGCTCGGCCGCGCGCTCGCGACGCTGGCGAGCCGCTACGTGCTGCTGCCGCTTGCGGTGTTCGCGCTCACGCGCAGCTTTGCCGCGCAGCCGCTGCCGATGCTCGCGCAGATCGCACTGACGCTCGCGATCGTCGTGCCGATGGGGCCGTTCGTCTACCGGCTCGTCTATCAGCCGATCGCCGAAGGCACGACGCTGCTGCTGCTGATCGTGTCGGTCGCCGTCCATTTCGCGATGGTCGGCCTCGGGCTCGTGATGTTCGGCGCGGAAGGTTCGCGTACCAACGGATTCGCGGACGCGTCGCTGGCGGTCGGCAGCATGACGGTGTCGGTGCAGAGCATTCTCGTGGTCGTGACCGCGCTGGTGCTGATCGGTGCGCTCTACGTGTACTTCGGTCGCACGATCGCCGGCAAGGCACTGCGCGCGACGTCGGTGAACCGGCTCGGCGCGCGGCTCGTGGGCATCGGCACGACCGAAGCAGGGCGGCTGGCGTTCACGCTGGCCGCGGGCCTTGGCGTGCTGTCCGGCATCCTCGTCGGCCCGCTGACCACTATCTATTACGACTCCGGCTTCCTGATCGGCCTGAAGGGCTTCGTCGGCGCGATCATCGGCGGGCTGGTCAGCTATCCGCTCGCGGCCGCCGGCTCGCTGCTCGTCGGCGTGCTCGAATCGTATTCGTCGTTCTGGGCGAGCGCGTACAAGGAAGTGATCGTGTTCACGCTGATCATCCCGGTGCTGCTGTGGCGCAGTTTCGCGACGCCGCATGCGGAAGAGGAAGAGGAGTGACGCGATGAAGACGATGGTACGCAACAAGACCTTCTGGGTGTTTCTCGTGGTGCTGTTCGCGCTGCCGGTGCTGCCCGGCGCGCTGCAGGTGCCCGAATACTGGATCACGCTGCTGAACTACATCGGCCTCTACGCGATCGTCGCGATCGGGCTCGTGCTGCTGACGGGTGTCGGCGGGATGACGAGTTTCGGGCAGGCCGCGTTCGTCGGCATCGGCGCGTATGCGACGGCGTTCCTGACGACGCGATACGGCGTGTCGCCGTGGCTCGCGCTGATCGTCGGCGTCGTGCTGACGGCGCTCGTCGCGCTGGTGCTGGGTGCGGTCACGATGCGGCTGTCCGGGCACTTTCTGCCGCTCGGCACGATCGCATGGGGCCTCGCGCTCTTCTATCTGTTCGGCAACCTCGAGCTGCTCGGCAAGTACGACGGGATCAACGGGATTCCGGCGCTGAACCTGTTCGGCATCGAGCTCGGCAGCGGCCGCAGCCTGTACTTCCTGATCTGGGCCGTCGTGCTGGCGGCGATCGTGTCGGTGCAGAACCTGCTCAACAGCCGCCCCGGCCGCGCGATCCGCGCGCTGCGCGGCGGCGGTGTGATGGCCGAGGCGATGGGCGTGAACACCGCATGGATGCGCGTCGTGATCTTCGTCTACGCGGCCGTGCTCGCCGCGGTATCGGGCTTCCTGTACGCGCACCTGCAGCGCGCGGTGAACCCGACCCCGTTCGGGCTGAACCACGGGATCGAATTCCTGTTCATGGCCGTGGTCGGCGGCGTGTCGCACGTGTGGGGCGCGGTGCTCGGTGCGGCGATCCTCACCGTGCTGCAGGACTACCTGCAGACGCTGCTGCCGAAGCTGCTCGGCTCGGAAGGCAACTTCGAGATCATCGTGTTCGGCGTGCTGATGGTGCTGCTGCTGCAGTACGCGCGCCAGGGCGTGTGGCCGTTCGTCGCGAAGCTGTTTCCGCGCGGGCCGCGCGCCCATGTGCCCGACCAGGCCGATCCGCTGCCGCAGCGCGCGAAACCTGTGGCCGGCGAGCCGCTGCTCGTCGTCGACAACGCGCGCAAGCAGTTCGGCGGGCTGGTGGCCGTCAACGACGTGAGTTTCGACGTGAAGGCGGGGCAGATCATCGGCCTGATCGGCCCGAATGGTGCCGGCAAGTCGACCACGTTCAACCTCGTGACCGGCGTGCTGCAGCCGACCGGCGGCACGATCACGTTCCGTGGTGAGCGGATCGACGGGCTCACGTCGCGGCAGATCGTCCGGCGCGGAATCGGCCGTACGTTCCAGCACGTGAAGCTGCTGCCGACGATGACGGTGCTCGAGAATGTCGCGATCGGCGCGCATCTGCGCGGCCATACGGGCGTATGGCGCAGCATCGCGCGGCTCAACGCGCACGAGGAGGCGCAACTGCTGGCTGAAGCGGCACGGCAGATCCGCCGCGTCGGCCTCGAAAAGCACATGTACGACGAAGCCGGCAGCCTCGCGCTCGGCCAGCAGCGGATTCTCGAAATCGCCCGCGCGCTGTGCTGCGACCCGATGCTGCTGCTGCTCGACGAGCCGGCCGCCGGGCTGCGCTACCAGGAGAAGCAGCAACTCGCCGATCTGTTGCGGCGGCTGAAGGCCGAAGGGATGAGCGTGTTGCTCGTGGAACATGACATGGATTTCGTGATGAATCTCACCGACCGGCTGGTGGTGATGGAATTCGGCACGCGGATCGCGGAAGGGCTGCCGCAGGACGTGCAGCAGGATCCGGCGGTGCTCGAAGCGTATCTGGGCGGGGTGGAGTGATGACGGCGGACACGACGATGCCGATTCTCGAGGTGCGCGGACTGGCGGTCCGGTACGGGAAAGTCGAGGCGCTGCACGGTGCGGCGATCAAGGTGGGCGCCGGGCAGATCGTCAGCGTGATCGGCCCGAACGGTGCCGGCAAGTCGACGATGCTGAACGCGATCATGGGCGCGTTGCCCGTGACCGGGCATGCGTCGGGCGCGGTCATGTACCGCGGCCACGACGTGGGCGCGCTGCCGGTCGAGCAGCGCGTCGCGCGCGGGATGTGCCTCGTGCCGGAAAAGCGCGAGCTGTTCAGTACGATGACGGTCGAGGACAACCTCGTGCTGGGCGCGTATCGCCGCAAGCTCGCGGGCGAGTCGAACTTCCTCGACCAGCTCGATCATGTGTTTGCGCTGTTTCCGCGGCTCAAGGAGCGGCGCAAGCAGGCGGCCGGTACGCTGTCGGGCGGTGAGCGGCAGATGCTTGCGGTGGGCCGCGCGCTGATGGGCAAACCCGACCTGCTGATGCTCGATGAGCCGAGCCTCGGGCTGGCGCCGCTGATCGTGAAGGAGATTTTTCA from Burkholderia ambifaria AMMD includes:
- a CDS encoding branched-chain amino acid ABC transporter permease gives rise to the protein MDFSIAAILAQDGITTGAIYALLSLALVLVFSVTRVIFIPQGEFVAYGALTLAALQAQKFPATCWLLFVMGIACFMLEVGGLVRHRERRHQLGRALATLASRYVLLPLAVFALTRSFAAQPLPMLAQIALTLAIVVPMGPFVYRLVYQPIAEGTTLLLLIVSVAVHFAMVGLGLVMFGAEGSRTNGFADASLAVGSMTVSVQSILVVVTALVLIGALYVYFGRTIAGKALRATSVNRLGARLVGIGTTEAGRLAFTLAAGLGVLSGILVGPLTTIYYDSGFLIGLKGFVGAIIGGLVSYPLAAAGSLLVGVLESYSSFWASAYKEVIVFTLIIPVLLWRSFATPHAEEEEE
- a CDS encoding branched-chain amino acid ABC transporter permease, producing the protein MQRKVLYGVLLAALLAAPFIGAYPVFVMKVLTFALFAAAFNLLIGYTGLLSFGHAMFLATAGYGTGYTIQTLGFTPELGVLVGTFAATLLGLVVGLFAIRRQGIYFAMITLAFAQMVYFIYLQAPFTRGEDGLQGVPRGHLFGLVDLSNDVALYYVVLAVIVAACAFIVRIVHSPFGQVLVAIKENEARAISLGYDTDRFKLLAFILSAGLAGLAGSLKVLVLGFETLSDAHWTMSGLVVLMTLVGGMGTLFGPLLGAALIVALEDRLGDIGEWLASVTGIGWFHSLGESTTIVTGLIFIACVLAFRRGIVGEMVARVKTLRPS
- a CDS encoding ABC transporter permease subunit, translated to MKTMVRNKTFWVFLVVLFALPVLPGALQVPEYWITLLNYIGLYAIVAIGLVLLTGVGGMTSFGQAAFVGIGAYATAFLTTRYGVSPWLALIVGVVLTALVALVLGAVTMRLSGHFLPLGTIAWGLALFYLFGNLELLGKYDGINGIPALNLFGIELGSGRSLYFLIWAVVLAAIVSVQNLLNSRPGRAIRALRGGGVMAEAMGVNTAWMRVVIFVYAAVLAAVSGFLYAHLQRAVNPTPFGLNHGIEFLFMAVVGGVSHVWGAVLGAAILTVLQDYLQTLLPKLLGSEGNFEIIVFGVLMVLLLQYARQGVWPFVAKLFPRGPRAHVPDQADPLPQRAKPVAGEPLLVVDNARKQFGGLVAVNDVSFDVKAGQIIGLIGPNGAGKSTTFNLVTGVLQPTGGTITFRGERIDGLTSRQIVRRGIGRTFQHVKLLPTMTVLENVAIGAHLRGHTGVWRSIARLNAHEEAQLLAEAARQIRRVGLEKHMYDEAGSLALGQQRILEIARALCCDPMLLLLDEPAAGLRYQEKQQLADLLRRLKAEGMSVLLVEHDMDFVMNLTDRLVVMEFGTRIAEGLPQDVQQDPAVLEAYLGGVE
- a CDS encoding ABC transporter substrate-binding protein is translated as MKMNRWMEALLAAGLVCAAATASAQVKIGVTLSATGPAASLGIPEKNTIALLPKEIAGKSVQYIVLDDASDTSRAVQNVRKLIDEDHVDAIIGSSVTPNSLAMLDPVSQGKTPTISLAASAQIIAPMDAKRAWMFKVPQNDQLMADAIAGYMAKHGVKTIGFIGFADAYGDSWYNTFNAAAAKNGLKVVSNERYNRTDASVMGQVLKLLGSNPDAVLIAGSGTPAALPAKTLKERGYKGKVYQTHGVANNDFLRVCGKDCEGEILPAGPVLVTDQLPDSNPVKKPALGYKAAYEKAYGAGSLSTFGGHAWDAGLLLQRAIPDALKKGQPGTEAFREALRASLESVKDLPVSHGVINMTSTDHNGLDTRARVMVQIVDGKWKLQAE
- a CDS encoding ABC transporter ATP-binding protein translates to MTADTTMPILEVRGLAVRYGKVEALHGAAIKVGAGQIVSVIGPNGAGKSTMLNAIMGALPVTGHASGAVMYRGHDVGALPVEQRVARGMCLVPEKRELFSTMTVEDNLVLGAYRRKLAGESNFLDQLDHVFALFPRLKERRKQAAGTLSGGERQMLAVGRALMGKPDLLMLDEPSLGLAPLIVKEIFHIISALRGTGVATLLIEQNARAALQISDYGYVLETGELALEGPAAELAQNPRVIETYLGLAKKMA
- a CDS encoding branched-chain amino acid ABC transporter permease, with translation MEIFGIPLPAMLSQLLLGLVNGSFYAILSLGLAVIFGLLNVINFAHGALFMLGAMLAWMGLSYLGLPYWAMLALAPLLVGAFGILVERSMLRWLYKLDHLYGLLLTFGLTLVVEGVFRSVYGSSGQPYDVPSQLSGATNLGFMFLPNYRAWVVVASLAVCLATWFVIEKTRLGAYLRAGTENPKLVEAFGVNVPMMITLTYGFGVALAAFAGVLAAPVIQVSPLMGQPMIITVFAVVVIGGMGSILGSIITGLMLGVIEGFTRVFYPEASATVVFVIMAIVLLIRPAGLFGKEK